From Haliotis asinina isolate JCU_RB_2024 chromosome 8, JCU_Hal_asi_v2, whole genome shotgun sequence, a single genomic window includes:
- the LOC137293513 gene encoding E3 ubiquitin-protein ligase RNF8-like, with the protein MAQHFPCLVRHGDNIKKYKYLLLEKDQVTIGRSPEVTHCLLSVMVSRCHAVLKKLADGSWSITDNKSLNGVYVNDRKLTAQIPHVLKDGDRVQLGIPVKSGQPAEFIFQFHASLKVKRTRKDSADDNNPAKKRLKVHATTNKDENCPQDNRGERISNTQGCMPDSPYKAYRIKLDAHQKEKDAAVDMFKAQLEEMQRKLKAKEQEQELMREQLEQEKQERVSQAAALDQLKFKEEKMREELLSKQEALEREKQAIEKKMKAELEAQLKEREARLTEYLTNQRNALLEEKGRVQEKLQLEMDKALEEKDKLLEEQLIKQKEQLERVIEEKELKQKMLESQLKDTVAENEKQKESTYQTREDILSNLTDVMESELQCSICNELFVQATSLNCSHGFCALCINQWMERKKDCPVCRAPVTGQHRSIVLDSYIDKMVDHLTDELKERRKELVETRKAEQAKWDADHPTDSAGPSGGRKRARPIVIDSDSYSDSSAEESIDSSESDDGLPGAYYGGYGRCYNCGRRGHWASGCPEG; encoded by the exons ATGGCACAACACTTCCCATGTTTAGTGAGACATGGAGACAACATTAAGAAATACAAATACTTGCTGTTAGAGAAAGACCAG GTTACTATTGGCCGTTCTCCTGAAGtgacacattgtctgttgtcGGTAATGGTATCAAGATGtcatgcagtgttaaagaaacTGGCTGACGGTTCATGGAGTATCACAGACAACAAG AGCCTGAATGGTGTGTACGTAAATGATAGGAAGTTGACGGCTCAAATCCCACACGTGTTGAAGGATGGGGACCGGGTACAGCTGGGTATCCCAGTGAAGTCAGGACAGCCAGCGGAGTTCATCTTCCAGTTTCATGCTTCATTAAAAGTCAAGAGAACCAGAAAAGATTCTGCAGACGACAATAATCCAGCCAAGAAGAGACTTAAGGTGCATGCAACAACCAATAAAGATGAAAACTGTCCACAAGACAATAGAGGTGAAAGAATATCCAACACACAAGGATGTATGCCAG ATTCTCCTTATAAGGCATACAGGATAAAGCTGGATGCTCACCAGAAGGAGAAGGATGCTGCTGTGGACATGTTCAAGGCGCAGCTGGAGGAGATGCAGCGGAAGCTGAAGGCCAAGGAACAAGAACAGGAACTCATGCGAGAACAGCTGGAACAGGAGAAGCAGGAACGTGTCTCTCAGGCAGCAGCCCTGGATCAGCTCAAGTTCAAGGAGGAGAAGATGAGGGAGGAACTACTCAGTAAACAA GAAGCTTTGGAGAGAGAGAAGCAGGCGATTGAGAAGAAGATGAAGGCTGAGCTGGAGGCCCAGTTGAAGGAGCGAGAGGCACGGTTGACGGAGTACCTGACAAATCAGCGAAACGCTCTCCTTGAGGAGAAGGGGCGAGTTCAGGAAAAACTGCAGCTGGAGATGGATAAAGCTTTGGAGGAGAAGGATAAGCTTCTTGAGGAGCAACTCATCAAGCAGAAG GAGCAGCTGGAGAGAGTCATTGAGGAAAAGGAGCTAAAGCAAAAGATGCTGGAGAGTCAGCTGAAGGATACAGTGGCAGAGAATGAAAAGCAGAAGGAGTCGACATACCAAACTAGGGAGGATATCCTTTCCAACCTCACTGACGTCATGGAGTCTGAGCTGCAGTGCAGCATCTGTAATGAGCTCTTTGTCCAG GCAACATCTCTGAACTGTTCCCATGGATTCTGTGCACTGTGCATCAACCAGTGGATGGAGAGGAAAAAGGACTGTCCTGTGTGTCGAGCCCCTGTCACAGGACAACATCGATCCATTGTCCTGGACAGCTACATTGACAAGATGGTGGACCATCTCACTGATGAGCTGAAGGAGAGGAGGAAGGAGCTTGTGGAGACTCGCAAAG ctgaacaAGCCAAGTGGGATGCCGACCACCCGACTGACTCAGCTGGTCCATCAGGGGGACGGAAGAGAGCAAGACCAATAGTTATAGATAGTGACAGCTACAGTGACAGCTCTGCTGAGGAGTCCATTGATTCCAGTGAATCTGACGATGGATTGCCAGGAGCCTACTATGGGGGATATGGAAGATGTTACAACTGTG GAAGAAGAGGTCACTGGGCCAGTGGATGTCCAGAGGGCTAA
- the LOC137293613 gene encoding ubiquitin-like FUBI-ribosomal protein eS30 fusion protein — protein MQIFVRCSLTHTIEVSGTETVHDVKTVINEREGFSASDLVVLSAGRPMEDTELLSGLNDLSTLDVEVRMLGGKVHGSLARAGKVRGQTPKVEKQEKKKSKTGRAKRRMQYNRRFVNVVATFGRKKGPNARS, from the exons ATGCAGATTTTTGTACGTTGCTCATTGACCCACACCATTGAGGTGTCAGGAACTGAGactgttcatgatgtcaag actGTTATCAACGAGAGGGAGGGTTTCTCTGCCAGTGACCTTGTAGTGCTGTCTGCTGGTCGTCCTATGGAGGATACTGAGCTTCTCTCTGGCTTGAACGACCTGTCCACCCTTGATGTGGAGGTCCGCATGCTTGGAG GTAAAGTTCACGGTTCCCTGGCCCGTGCTGGAAAAGTCCGTGGACAGACCCCTAAG GTTGAGAAGCAGGAGAAGAAGAAGTCCAAGACAGGCCGTGCCAAGAGGAGGATGCAGTACAACCGACGTTTCGTCAATGTTGTTGCCACCTTTGGCAGGAAGAAGGGACCCAATGCTCGCTCTTAG